The Sesamum indicum cultivar Zhongzhi No. 13 linkage group LG2, S_indicum_v1.0, whole genome shotgun sequence genome contains a region encoding:
- the LOC105156374 gene encoding pentatricopeptide repeat-containing protein At5g47360: MPISISITRYSSFLIALKTPDCSLKRLLLFSTFSSVAAEKFLTHLQKDESNVEKNLDSVSAKLDSRCITQVLERCAIDKPKLGVRFFIWAALHPTYRHTSYMYEKACKLLDVERNPQVITDVIDEYRAEGFVVSVKMFKVVLSLCRAAKDANLGLWVLRKMKEFNCRPDTVSYNVVIRLLIEKARLDEAMGLIREMGLIDLYPDMVTYVSIIKGFCDAGRLEDAVGLVKVMKGHGCVPNAVVYSTLLDGMCKHVSLEMALEFLGTMEKENGESKPNVVTYTTMIKGFVEKGRAMEALKVLDRMDSSGIKPNTVTFVAILDGFCKEGHLEEAYKLIDKFSGDELQYDELYSMLVMSLLRAGKHKESEKTFRMMLARGMRPSGLASSRIIKSVISEGRVLDGFILFDALKKSGELPAIDSDVYSVLLAGLCEENHFTEAAKLIHIMVEGKLQIKSSHTEKIIKHLNISGENDLASSVSSIKR; the protein is encoded by the coding sequence ATGCCAATTTCTATCTCAATCACTAGGTACTCTTCGTTCTTGATTGCACTCAAAACCCCTGATTGTTCACTGAAAAGGTTACTCCTTTTCAGCACATTTTCTTCTGTAGCAGCTGAAAAATTTCTGACCCATTTGCAAAAAGATGAGTCCAACGTTGAGAAAAACCTCGACTCAGTGAGCGCCAAGCTGGATTCTCGATGCATCACTCAAGTGTTAGAAAGGTGCGCTATTGATAAACCCAAATTGGGTGTTAGATTCTTTATTTGGGCTGCACTTCATCCCACCTATAGACATACTTCCTATATGTATGAAAAAGCTTGTAAATTGCTGGATGTTGAGCGAAACCCACAAGTTATTACTGATGTTATAGATGAATACAGGGCTGAAGGTTTTGTTGTTAGTGTCAAGATGTTTAAGGTGGTTTTGAGTTTGTGTAGAGCAGCTAAAGATGCGAACTTGGGCTTATGggttttgagaaaaatgaaggAGTTTAACTGTAGGCCGGATACCGTGTCTTATAATGTGGTGATTAGACTACTTATAGAGAAGGCAAGGTTAGATGAGGCAATGGGCTTGATAAGAGAGATGGGTTTGATTGATCTTTATCCTGATATGGTTACATATGTTTCAATTATTAAGGGGTTCTGTGATGCAGGGAGGTTAGAGGATGCGGTTGGATTGGTAAAGGTTATGAAAGGGCATGGATGCGTGCCAAACGCTGTTGTCTATTCGACGCTCCTTGATGGAATGTGTAAACATGTGAGTTTGGAGATGGCACTGGAGTTCTTAGGTACAATGGAGAAAGAAAATGGGGAATCTAAGCCAAATGTTGTAACTTATACGACTATGATAAAGGGCTTTGTTGAAAAAGGGAGGGCTATGGAGGCATTGAAGGTTTTGGATCGAATGGATAGTTCTGGAATCAAACCAAATACTGTGACTTTTGTTGCTATTCTTGATGGATTTTGCAAAGAAGGGCATCTAGAGGAGGCTTATAAgctaattgataaatttagtgGAGATGAACTTCAATATGATGAGCTATATAGTATGCTTGTCATGTCGCTATTGAGAGCTGGAAAGCATAAGGAGTCAGAGAAGACATTCAGGATGATGTTGGCTCGAGGAATGAGACCGAGTGGTTTGGCATCAAGTAGAATCATTAAAAGCGTAATTTCAGAGGGTCGGGTGCTGGATGGATTTATCTTGTTTGATGCACTTAAAAAGTCTGGAGAATTGCCCGCCATTGATTCTGATGTTTACTCAGTACTGTTGGCTGGACTATGTGAAGAAAACCATTTTACAGAAGCAGCAAAGCTTATTCATATTATGGTAGAGGGAAAACTTCAGATAAAATCTTCTCAtactgaaaaaataatcaaacatcTCAATATTTCAGGTGAAAATGATCTAGCTTCCAGTGTTTCCAGTATTAAAAGATAA
- the LOC105156375 gene encoding endonuclease 2, with amino-acid sequence MGLHNFRIAFLVLVLCCIPVAYGWGIDGHLIICRLAQPRLSKSAADAVSQLLPAYADNDLGSLCSWADRVKFRYHWSSPLHYINTPDNLCTYQYKRDCKDEDGIEDRCVAGAINNYTTQLLSYGNGNSASEYNLTEALLFLSHFIGDIHQPLHVGFTSDRGANTIDVRWYRRKEVLHHVWDSNIIETAEKRFYDSNVEELIDTLQKNITTVWSKQAKAWEACAKTACPDVYASEGIKAACDWAYKGVEEGSVLNDDYFLSRVPVVNLRLAQGGVRLAATLNRIFG; translated from the exons ATGGGATTGCACAACTTCCGGATAGCATTCCTAGTTCTTGTACTCTGTTGTATTCCTGTTGCCTATGGTTGGGGCATCGATGGGCATCTCATTATATGCAGACTCGCACAG CCGAGGTTGAGTAAGTCGGCGGCAGATGCTGTATCGCAACTTCTTCCAGCCTACGCCGATAATGATCTTGGAAGCTTGTGTTCGTGGGCTGATCGAGTCAAGTTCCGTTATCACTGGTCTTCACCTCTTCATTACATCAATACTCCAGACAACCTCTGCACATATCAGTACAAGA GGGATTGCAAAGATGAAGATGGCATAGAAGACAGGTGCGTAGCAGGGGCAATCAACAACTACACAACTCAGCTTCTGAGCTATGGCAACGGCAATTCTGCTTCCGAGT ATAATCTTACGGAAGCGCTTCTCTTCTTATCTCATTTCATTGGAGACATTCATCAG CCTCTGCATGTAGGATTTACTTCAGACAGGGGAGCAAACACGATTGATGTCCGTTGGTATAGGAGAAAAGAAGTTCTTCATCAT GTATGGGACAGCAATATTATTGAGACAGCAGAAAAGAGGTTTTATGATTCTAATGTCGAGGAACTGATTGATACGCTCCAGAAGAACATAACG ACTGTATGGTCTAAACAAGCAAAGGCGTGGGAGGCCTGCGCTAAGACAGCTTGTCCAGATGT ATATGCATCTGAAGGTATTAAAGCAGCCTGCGACTGGGCATATAAAGGAGTGGAAGAAGGTTCAGTTCTTAATG ATGACTACTTTCTGTCCCGTGTACCAGTTGTGAATCTGCGGCTGGCGCAGGGTGGAGTCCGCTTGGCTGCCACACTCAACCGTATATTTGGATGA
- the LOC105156735 gene encoding endonuclease 2-like: MRTVTLLDLLLPLSLVIVIIPFAYGWGYDGHIAICRIAQARLSSIAAEAVKKLLPASAHDDLGRLCPWADRIKFRYRWSSDLHFVNTPDDVCTYNYTRDCNGRNGAKGRCLTGAINNYTTQLLSYRNKKPRYNLTEALLFLSHFLGDIHQPLHVGFATDMGGNRIKVTWFNTRRVLHQVWDTDVIKRDEGGFNPSNVDQLVRNIQLKIKSKWANQVNAWETCGGHQKTCPNMYAAESIKAACQWAYKGVHPGSVLKDEYYQTRLPVVEMRLAQAGIRLAATLNRILT, encoded by the exons atgAGAACTGTTACACTCCTAGATTTGCTATTGCCATTGTCActtgtaattgtaataattcCATTTGCGTATGGTTGGGGATATGATGGCCATATAGCCATTTGCAGAATAGCTCAG GCACGCCTGAGCAGCATTGCAGCAGAAGCTGTAAAAAAACTGCTGCCGGCTTCTGCACATGATGATCTAGGACGGTTGTGCCCGTGGGCTGACAGAATCAAGTTTCGGTATCGCTGGTCTTCCGACCTTCATTTTGTCAACACCCCTGATGATGTTTGCACCTACAATTATACCA GGGATTGCAATGGTAGAAATGGAGCAAAGGGCAGGTGCCTGACGGGAGCAATCAACAATTACACTACCCAGCTTCTGAGCTACCGCAATAAAAAGCCCAgat ATAATCTCACAGAAGCACTTCTGTTCCTGTCCCATTTCCTAGGAGACATTCATCAG CCATTGCATGTTGGATTTGCCACAGATATGGGAGGAAACAGAATTAAAGTGACTTGGTTCAACACAAGAAGAGTCCTGCACCAG GTCTGGGACACTGATGTAATCAAGAGAGATGAAGGAGGATTCAACCCATCAAATGTAGACCAGTTGGTCAGGAACATTCAACTGAAAATAAAG AGCAAATGGGCAAATCAAGTTAATGCATGGGAGACCTGCGGTGGTCATCAGAAAACATGCCCGAATAT GTATGCAGCCGAGAGTATTAAAGCGGCTTGTCAATGGGCTTACAAGGGGGTGCACCCTGGTTCAGTTCTCAAAG ACGAATACTATCAGACGCGGTTACCTGTCGTGGAAATGCGACTAGCACAAGCAGGGATACGTCTCGCGGCAACTCTTAATCGGATACTTACATGA
- the LOC105156376 gene encoding adenylate isopentenyltransferase-like: MASTTTTTSASASARRQKKIVVIMGPTGCGKSKLSVDLASRFFPSSEIINSDKIQVYRGLDITTNKIPLPDRKNVPHHLLGEFDSSESHPEFTPSDFRSSASLTISQILSRRKIPFIVGGSNSFIYALLAKKFNPEIDVFSESNSETDSVFCKELRYSCCFIWVDVSPPVLNQYLVKRVDEMLDSGMFEELAEYFANPVSGSASQCGLKKAIGVPEFQRYLKRFQNEQGEDWRSEDDVEKKMAYEEAVRAIKDNTCQLAKRQLGKILRLREAAGWELKRVEATESLRAAMGGGRRVADIWERQVVEPSVKIVKRFLME; encoded by the coding sequence ATGGcgtccaccaccaccaccacctccgccTCCGCCTCCGCACGCCGCCAAAAGAAAATCGTCGTCATAATGGGCCCTACCGGCTGCGGAAAGTCCAAACTCTCCGTCGACTTAGCCTCTAGATTCTTCCCTTCATCCGAAATTATCAACTCTGACAAAATCCAAGTCTACCGTGGCCTTGACATCACCACCAACAAAATCCCATTGCCCGACCGCAAGAACGTCCCCCATCATCTCCTCGGCGAGTTCGACTCGTCTGAGTCTCATCCCGAGTTCACCCCCTCCGACTTCCGCTCTTCTGCTTCCTTAACCATTTCACAGATTCTCTCTCGCCGTAAAATACCCTTTATCGTGGGGGGTTCGAACTCCTTCATCTACGCGTTATTGGCTAAGAAATTCAACCCGGAGATAGACGTGTTCAGCGAGTCGAACTCGGAGACAGACTCAGTTTTCTGTAAAGAGCTGAGATACAGCTGTTGTTTCATCTGGGTAGACGTCTCCCCGCCAGTACTAAATCAATACTTGGTGAAACGCGTCGACGAGATGCTCGACTCGGGGATGTTCGAGGAGTTAGCAGAGTATTTCGCAAATCCCGTGTCGGGGTCGGCGAGTCAATGCGGGTTGAAGAAGGCGATCGGAGTGCCAGAGTTCCAGAGATACTTGAAGAGGTTTCAGAATGAACAAGGGGAGGATTGGAGGAGTGAGGATGACGTGGAGAAAAAGATGGCGTACGAGGAGGCCGTGAGGGCCATCAAGGACAACACGTGTCAGCTAGCTAAGAGGCAGCTGGGGAAGATCCTACGGCTGAGGGAGGCGGCCGGATGGGAGTTAAAGAGGGTGGAGGCGACGGAGTCGTTGAGGGCGGCGATGGGCGGGGGGAGGAGGGTGGCGGATATATGGGAAAGACAGGTGGTGGAACCGAGCGTGAAGATTGTGAAGCGGTTCTTGATGGAGTAG
- the LOC105156377 gene encoding caffeoylshikimate esterase, which yields MDLALTATFRPLSRPEYPQFRRDLYRPISLRRQLSSKPPSFRPTVIVTAQKKPKIEGVSDELNSIASQNLDHAAARRRVRSAFANVQQQLDHILFKIAPAGIRTEEWYEMNSNGQEIFCKSWLPKPGVRIKGALCFCHGYGDTCTFFFEGIAKHIAASGYGVYAIDHPGFGLSEGLHGYVPSFDAVVDNVIEQYRIMKGRPEIRGLPRFLFGQSMGGAIALKALLKTPNEWDGIVLVAPMCKISEEMTPPVPLQKVLIFLSKLMPQAKLVPQKDLADLAFRELKKKQMAPYNVISYSDQTRLRTAVELLNATKYIESQVEKVGSAMLILHGAADKVTDPRVSQFLYDKASSKDKTLKLYEGGFHCILEGEPDDRILAVLSDIISWLDSRTSLK from the exons ATGGACCTTGCTCTAACCGCCACTTTCCGGCCCCTCTCGCGGCCGGAATATCCCCAGTTTCGCCGTGATCTTTACAGACCCATTTCCCTCCGGCGACAGCTGAGTTCCAAACCACCATCATTCAGACCGACAGTGATCGTCACGGCACAGAAGAAGCCGAAGATCGAAGGGGTCAGTGATGAGCTGAACTCGATCGCATCGCAGAACTTGGACCACGCTGCTGCTCGCAGAAGAGTGCGCTCGGCTTTTGCTAATGTCCAGCAGCAGCTTGATCATATATTGTTTAAG ATAGCTCCAGCTGGGATCAGGACAGAGGAG TGGTATGAAATGAATTCAAATGGACAAGAAATTTTCTGCAAAAGCTGGTTGCCAAAGCCCGGTGTACGAATCAAAGGGGCGTTGTGCTTTTGCCATGGATATGGTGATACCTGCACCTTCTTCTTTGAAG GCATTGCCAAGCACATTGCTGCTTCGGGTTATGGCGTTTACGCCATTGACCATCCAGGTTTCGGTCTTTCTGAAGGATTGCATGGATATGTCCCCTCTTTTGATGCCGTGGTCGATAATGTCATTGAACAATACAGGATAATGAAAG GACGGCCAGAGATACGAGGACTGCCCCGTTTCTTATTTGGTCAGTCCATGGGTGGAGCAATTGCTCTCAAAGCACTTCTTAAGACACCAAATGAATGGGACGGCATAGTGCTGGTTGCTCCAATGTGTAAG ATCTCGGAGGAAATGACCCCCCCTGTTCCACTCCAGAAGGTACTGATCTTTCTATCTAAGCTAATGCCACAAGCGAAGCTCGTCCCCCAGAAAGATTTAGCAGATTTGGCTTTCAGAGAGTTGAAGAAAAAGCAAATG GCTCCATACAATGTGATCAGTTACTCGGACCAAACACGACTGAGGACTGCTGTTGAACTCTTGAATGCTACAAAGTATATCGAATCACAGGTGGAGAAG GTTGGGTCTGCGATGCTGATTCTTCATGGAGCTGCTGATAAAGTGACGGATCCCCGTGTGAGCCAATTTCTATACGACAAAGCTTCGAGCAAGGACAAGACTCTGAAGCTCTATGAAGGAGGCTTTCACTGTATTTTAGAAGGGGAACCTGATGACAGAATTTTGGCTGTACTTAGTGACATTATTTCATGGCTTGATTCTAGGACCTCTCTCAAATAG